One Carassius auratus strain Wakin chromosome 3, ASM336829v1, whole genome shotgun sequence genomic region harbors:
- the LOC113051483 gene encoding meteorin-like protein, producing MLSPFLAHLLSVVLLCRIARSQYSSDQCSWRGSGLTHEGHTRDVEQVYLRCAQGFLEWLYPTGAIIVNLRPNTLSPAASLLSICIKPSKESSGTHIYLDRLGKLRLLLREEDQAEGRVHCFSIQDGALFIEAVPQRDISRKITAFQYELVNHRPGADPQSLSAPCQPCTDAEVLLAACTSDFVARGSILGVAETDDQTSVTVSLSALYRQKTQVFVSGGGRAKRWTGFVKMPSQCGVKPGEGEFLFTGTVRFGEAWLSCAPRYKDFLRVYQDAQRQRTNPCHLDTD from the exons ATGCTCTCGCCGTTCTTGGCGCATTTGCTGTCGGTTGTGCTTCTGTGTCGGATTGCGCGCTCCCAGTACTCAAGCGACCAGTGCAGCTGGAGGGGCAG TGGACTGACACATGAGGGACACACTCGGGATGTGGAACAGGTGTATCTCCGCTGTGCCCAGGGGTTCCTGGAGTGGCTTTACCCCACAGGGGCCATCATCGTCAACCTGCGTCCAAACACACTGTCCCCAGCGGCATCTCTTCTGTCCATCTGCATCAAACCCTCTAAGGAGTCCAGCGGGACCCACATCTACCTGGACCGGCTAGGCAAACTGCGACTGCTCCTCCGTGAGGAAGATCAGGCAGAGGGGAGAGTGCACTGTTTCAGTATTCAGGACGGGGCGCTCTTCATCGAGGCAGTGCCTCAAAGAGACATCAGCCGAAAAATCACAGCCTTCCAGTACGAGCTGGTCAACCACAGACCAGGAGCAGATCCACAGTCATTATCTG CACCCTGCCAACCCTGTACAGATGCGGAGGTCCTCCTGGCCGCTTGCACCAGTGACTTTG TGGCGCGAGGCAGTATTCTTGGTGTGGCAGAGACCGACGACCAGACCTCTGTCACTGTGTCCCTGAGTGCCCTTTACAGACAGAAGACACAAGTGTTTGTTTCAGGAGGCGGCCGGGCCAAACGCTGGACAGGCTTTGTGAAGATGCCCAGCCAGTGCGGAGTTAAACCAGGGGAGGGTGAATTCCTCTTCACTGGGACTGTGCGATTCGGAGAGGCCTGGCTCAGCTGCGCGCCACGGTACAAGGACTTCCTTAGGGTGTATCAGGACGCACAACGGCAACGGACCAACCCATGTCATTTGGACACAGACTGA